The Elusimicrobia bacterium HGW-Elusimicrobia-1 genomic sequence CCGCCTTCATCATATCAAGCGCCTTGGCGAGACCGACGAAAAGTCCGACGGCGGGCGTAAAAGGCGTTTCCTTGCCGGCGGCGGATTTTTTCATTCTGTTAATATCCCAGTAAAACTTGGGGAGGCGGGACTTTTCGGCGAGACGCCACGCTTTCGCCGACAGGGAAATAAACGAAAGTCCCGGCGGAAGCATAAGACCCTTTTGCGACGAGGAAACGACGACGTCGAGTTTCCAGTCGTCCTTGAGCATCGGCTCGCCGCCCAGTCCCGATATCGCGTCGACCACAAGAACAGCGTCGGTGGCGGCCGTGATTTTTCCTATTTTTTCAAGATCATTGACGGCTCCCGTCGACGTTTCCGTGTGTGTTACGAAAACCGCCTTCGCGTCGGGATTTTTTTTGAGCCATTCTTCCACGACCGCGGGATCGACAGCGCGGCCCCATTCCACGCAGATGACTTCCGGAGCAAGTCCGAAGGCCTGCATTATCTTGGCCCATCTGTCGCCGAAAACTCCGGCAGAGACCACGAGCGCCTTGTCCCCGGGCGAAAGAATGTTGACCACGGCGGCTTCCATAGCGCCGGTTCCGGATGCCGCGTAAACATAAACGTCGTCGGCGGTTTGAAAAACGTATTTTAGTCCCTCCGACACTTTTGTGAAAATGTCGCCGAACTCCGACGTCCTGTGATGCAACACCGGCAAAGAAAGTTCCGCCAGAACTTCCGGCGGGACGGGCGTCGGCCCGGGGGTCAGCAGATAGTGCTTTTTCATTGTTGTTGTCCTTTCGATTCGGATTGTGAGAAAATTTGGGAATCTCCGGCGGGACTTACATTATCCACCATTTCTGGGTTTGCAATTCAAGCAGAAGTTTAGGGTCGAGCTTGAGTTTCGTCTCGTCCACCGCCTCCCTTATGGCCACAATGCTGACTTCCTCAAGGTCTATCAAACGATCCTCGGCCGATTTTTTGCCGGACGGATCTATGACAACTTTGACCTTCGGGCGCGTCGGCATATTCTCGTTGGTAGACACTACCTTGGCGACCTCGGAGTTGGAAAGCCGCACGTAACTGCCCACAGGATAAAGCGACATAACCGTGATGAACGCCTTCATAACTTCGTTGTCAAAACTTTTTTCGGCCTCGTTGATTATCGTTTTTATGGCTTCGTGCGGTATCACGTGATTCTTGTAGCAGCGCGGATGCGTCATCGCCTCGTAAGCGTCGGCAGCCGCGATAATCCTCGCGTACTCGGAAATCTTCTCGTTTTTGAGACCCTTGGGATATCCGCTGCCGTCGGCGCGTTCGTGAATTTCAAGTATAACGGAGCCGACAAGTTTTTTAACGGCCGCATCGGCGTCGAGAAACCCGTCGACAAAGTTCTGACCCGACGCGGGATGTTCTTTTATCTTTTGAAGTTCGGCCGGCGGCAACTTGGCTTTGGATACGACCTGATCGAGAATCCGCGCCATGCCGATATCGTGCATAAATGCCGCAAGAGCGAGGACGCGGATATCATCGTCGGAAAAACCCATGCGCGCGGCGATTATGGATGATATCGCGCAAACGTTAACGCTGTGAGAATGGATATAGTGGTCGGCGGTGGTGCGCGGAATGCACAGCAACATTCCCGACGGATCCGCCGCGACGGAAACGGCAATGTCTTCGACAATGGCGGGGGGCGGAATTTTTTTCGAC encodes the following:
- a CDS encoding aminotransferase: MKKHYLLTPGPTPVPPEVLAELSLPVLHHRTSEFGDIFTKVSEGLKYVFQTADDVYVYAASGTGAMEAAVVNILSPGDKALVVSAGVFGDRWAKIMQAFGLAPEVICVEWGRAVDPAVVEEWLKKNPDAKAVFVTHTETSTGAVNDLEKIGKITAATDAVLVVDAISGLGGEPMLKDDWKLDVVVSSSQKGLMLPPGLSFISLSAKAWRLAEKSRLPKFYWDINRMKKSAAGKETPFTPAVGLFVGLAKALDMMKAVTLEKMWSEYLLMAEAARAGVKALGMELFASNPCRVVTSAKVPDGLDGGLIVKTMRLDYGVSIAGGQERLKGKIFRLAHMGYITRPDLLVGFAALEMTLSKLGYKFAAGAGVAAVEEKLK